The following are encoded in a window of Sutcliffiella horikoshii genomic DNA:
- a CDS encoding 3'-5' exonuclease: MAVTVPETIRSSATSGERILFRTLKEYLPDDYIVYFEPEIQGTRPDFVVIGPDLGLIVLEVKDYTRNTLYQLNKDEWTIRDTGGNLHSVKSPLKQARDYVFKINDVLKKDKNLIQTEGKHQFKLKFPYGYGVVFTRLNQKQVLEDGIYSIIDPDSMLTREEIDPDYEEFSEEVLAEKLINMFQVPFRLREPLTYEEINTIRYYLFPEVRIGAEFKEPVPYQDQLLLSLRDIKTMDFHQENMAKQIGDKNRLIRGVAGSGKTIILASRAKMLAKENPNWRILILCYNISLSQNIAQIVRAMALEPDNLFDFHFGDGEIQIQPTPRNIEVRNFHQWLKNDLKMSEGIIDTYIEKLEKGEAIAPKYDAILIDEGQDFEASWLHLVSLCLNPETKALLLVEDRAQTIYPRKRSYLKDTGLDFRGRSKILNINYRNTSQIVNCAWDFFQKNSSLQNKVVVGETEGVEIISPKSTKRKGPEPAILKAESFAKEMHIIARQIQQLHQVRKVPYSEMLILYRVKRTHKADIIGTIQKALQKEGIPATWITENEASKRAFNREEETVKISTIDSSKGLDFQAVFIVKADTMPFPLEKDKEREVSLMYIGMTRAKEYLCISYSGESEFTSYFEEWKEELLTSTREKKAINRK, translated from the coding sequence ATGGCTGTTACGGTTCCGGAAACAATTAGGAGCAGTGCTACTTCTGGGGAGAGGATTTTGTTCCGCACTTTGAAGGAGTATTTGCCGGATGACTATATAGTTTATTTTGAACCGGAAATCCAGGGGACTAGGCCGGACTTTGTGGTTATTGGTCCCGATCTGGGACTGATTGTGCTCGAGGTAAAGGATTATACAAGAAATACGTTGTATCAATTGAATAAGGATGAGTGGACGATCAGAGATACTGGTGGAAATCTACATAGTGTGAAGAGTCCACTTAAGCAGGCAAGAGATTACGTGTTTAAGATAAATGATGTGTTGAAGAAGGATAAGAATTTGATTCAAACGGAAGGGAAGCATCAGTTTAAATTAAAATTCCCTTATGGCTATGGCGTTGTTTTTACACGCCTTAACCAAAAGCAGGTTCTAGAGGACGGGATCTATTCTATCATTGATCCGGACAGCATGCTTACACGGGAAGAGATAGATCCTGATTACGAGGAGTTCTCGGAGGAAGTGCTTGCAGAGAAATTAATTAATATGTTCCAAGTACCTTTCAGGTTAAGAGAGCCGCTTACATATGAAGAAATTAATACGATTAGGTACTATCTATTTCCTGAGGTCCGAATTGGGGCTGAGTTTAAAGAGCCTGTTCCTTACCAGGATCAACTGCTACTATCTTTAAGGGATATCAAAACAATGGATTTCCATCAAGAAAACATGGCCAAACAAATTGGCGATAAAAATAGGCTTATTCGAGGAGTGGCAGGCAGCGGGAAGACCATTATTCTGGCGAGTAGAGCAAAGATGCTTGCGAAAGAGAATCCTAATTGGAGAATCTTGATTTTGTGCTATAACATATCACTCTCCCAAAATATCGCGCAAATAGTAAGAGCTATGGCGTTGGAGCCTGATAATCTATTTGACTTTCATTTTGGTGATGGAGAAATACAGATCCAGCCAACTCCTAGGAATATTGAAGTGAGAAACTTTCATCAGTGGTTGAAAAATGACTTAAAGATGAGTGAGGGAATCATCGATACATACATTGAGAAGTTAGAGAAGGGAGAAGCAATTGCTCCTAAATATGACGCTATCCTTATTGACGAAGGACAAGACTTTGAAGCAAGCTGGCTTCATCTCGTTAGCTTATGTCTAAACCCTGAAACCAAAGCTCTACTTCTTGTAGAAGACCGTGCACAAACTATTTATCCAAGAAAAAGAAGCTATCTCAAAGACACAGGACTGGATTTCCGTGGTAGATCGAAAATATTAAATATAAACTACAGAAACACATCACAAATCGTCAACTGTGCCTGGGACTTCTTCCAAAAGAATTCCTCGCTACAAAACAAGGTGGTAGTGGGCGAAACGGAAGGCGTAGAAATTATCTCTCCTAAAAGCACAAAACGCAAAGGTCCAGAACCAGCCATCTTGAAAGCAGAAAGCTTTGCAAAAGAAATGCATATTATCGCAAGGCAAATACAACAGCTACACCAAGTGCGGAAAGTTCCGTACTCTGAAATGCTTATTCTATATCGAGTTAAACGCACGCATAAAGCAGATATTATTGGTACCATACAAAAAGCGCTCCAAAAAGAAGGCATCCCTGCAACATGGATAACTGAAAATGAAGCTAGCAAAAGAGCTTTTAATAGAGAAGAAGAGACCGTCAAGATAAGTACAATAGACAGTAGCAAAGGGCTGGACTTCCAAGCGGTGTTTATTGTGAAAGCGGATACCATGCCATTCCCGCTTGAGAAGGATAAAGAGCGCGAAGTATCGTTGATGTATATTGGGATGACTAGGGCGAAGGAGTATTTGTGTATTTCGTATTCTGGGGAGTCGGAGTTTACTTCTTATTTTGAAGAGTGGAAAGAAGAATTATTAACTAGTACACGAGAGAAAAAAGCTATTAATCGAAAGTAA
- a CDS encoding viroplasmin family protein: MPKKLKKKYYVVWSGKQTGVFRTWEECKRQVHGIPGSRFRSYPTEEEAQQAYGSGGPKGRIRDANAIPKHKEQLDFFSNEVKLPTFEEESISVDAACSGNPGIMEYQGVYTKNGKQIFHFGPIGHATNNIGEFLAIVHALALLKEKQSDLPIYTDSLTALSWVRNKKVKTNIQQIAATKRLWSLIKRAENWLQTNDYPNKILKWETKVWGEIKADFGRKG, encoded by the coding sequence TTGCCAAAAAAACTGAAAAAGAAATATTATGTTGTTTGGTCTGGGAAACAAACTGGAGTCTTTCGTACCTGGGAAGAGTGTAAGAGGCAAGTGCATGGTATACCAGGATCGAGATTTAGGTCATATCCAACAGAAGAAGAGGCTCAACAAGCTTATGGGTCTGGTGGTCCAAAAGGTAGAATACGAGATGCGAATGCTATACCCAAACATAAAGAACAACTTGATTTCTTTTCTAATGAAGTTAAATTACCAACTTTCGAAGAGGAGAGTATAAGCGTAGATGCTGCATGTAGTGGTAACCCTGGTATTATGGAATATCAAGGTGTATATACCAAGAATGGAAAGCAAATTTTTCACTTTGGACCAATCGGTCATGCAACTAATAACATTGGAGAATTCCTAGCAATTGTTCATGCTCTAGCACTACTTAAAGAAAAACAAAGCGATCTCCCAATCTATACAGATTCATTAACAGCGTTAAGCTGGGTTCGAAACAAAAAGGTAAAGACAAATATCCAACAAATTGCCGCTACAAAACGGTTATGGTCTCTAATAAAAAGGGCAGAAAACTGGCTTCAAACAAATGATTATCCAAATAAAATTCTAAAGTGGGAGACAAAGGTTTGGGGGGAGATTAAGGCGGATTTTGGGAGGAAAGGTTGA
- a CDS encoding MrcB family domain-containing protein: MLTKILLELLNKVNTIHTLTSNRPNKIVRTDSNGIYVESEASRRKFENNETTNPHAYIPFEFLTTAWEEFIQQRMVSANDFTKTRGRSSFIMALFAKLPYIEVVNEPAGTKIKLKEFKTDQLPCEQFHKVLPFLDQVTEGTYDPPTLSKQAKNDNEYRILSRARQDLRLLGLLNDVNQKSEKFHAYEASPNKLAFIRDLVLEKEYFQIALFVLQLLEAYPKSEKKVALIELGMLIVRNSQGENLMVESVAKERTHNLLMWLEKLEVIDSSWSPIEEIIMEENTVSTRLRDQFLHIMNHYPQAKTQPFGGHELGSFVRNDVTDELKKLPFVNGQYVVTGSVGQGNWASVPWIAIMNKEVTTSTQRGYYIVYLFSEDMQELYLTFAQGVTETSKEEMQRIKEAIRSEIGMDDRFQKDDNIYLGPSKRARDYAASTAVYVKYKLEDFPSEDVLVGDLEKMVRYYEEFITLNEGVNYKPTEPPKVVSMPKADYMSNQALVEHIYQYIKSKGFFYEKEEITNLFLSLKTKPFVIISGISGTGKTKIIEWFAESVGATEENGQFALIPVRPDWSDGSDLIGYKDIKGDFVEGPLTKIMQKALDNPTKPHFVLLDEMNLARVEYYFSDLLSVMESRNWRDGKIVSSEILDSSMVGRSIGFPENMYIVGTVNMDETTHPFSKKVLDRANTIEFNRVQLDYLDFLQGATEAMEPKYIENGMLRADYLYLKDLASKHMELIKETSLTLVGINEALKPLGAQVGYRVRDEICMYLAYNQEGKLFSKEDAFDYCLVQKILPRISGSDSRVEHTIKELFKLLTNQELSEDIEDYSAYIKLSKYPRSTEKLVEMHRRLMHDGFTSFWIS, translated from the coding sequence TTGCTCACAAAAATATTACTTGAACTATTAAATAAAGTTAATACAATCCACACATTAACCTCCAATCGACCAAATAAAATAGTCCGAACCGATTCTAACGGAATTTATGTAGAATCCGAAGCTTCCAGAAGAAAGTTTGAAAATAATGAAACAACTAATCCTCATGCATACATCCCCTTCGAGTTTTTAACCACAGCATGGGAAGAATTTATTCAACAAAGAATGGTTTCAGCTAATGATTTCACCAAAACTAGAGGTAGATCATCTTTTATAATGGCTTTGTTTGCAAAACTTCCATATATAGAAGTAGTGAATGAACCAGCTGGAACAAAGATAAAGCTTAAAGAATTCAAAACGGATCAGCTTCCATGTGAACAGTTTCATAAGGTACTACCATTTTTAGATCAGGTCACCGAGGGTACCTATGACCCTCCAACTTTAAGCAAACAAGCAAAAAATGATAACGAATATAGAATCCTTTCTAGAGCTAGGCAGGACTTAAGGCTTCTCGGTTTGTTAAATGATGTAAATCAAAAAAGTGAGAAATTCCATGCCTATGAGGCCTCGCCTAATAAACTAGCATTTATTAGAGACCTTGTACTTGAAAAAGAATATTTTCAGATAGCTCTTTTTGTTCTGCAATTATTAGAAGCATATCCTAAAAGCGAAAAGAAAGTTGCTCTTATTGAGTTAGGTATGCTAATTGTCCGTAACTCTCAAGGCGAAAATTTGATGGTGGAGTCGGTTGCTAAGGAACGTACACATAATCTATTAATGTGGCTAGAAAAATTAGAAGTAATTGATAGTAGTTGGTCACCTATAGAAGAGATAATTATGGAGGAAAACACAGTGAGTACTAGATTAAGAGATCAATTCTTACATATCATGAACCATTACCCACAAGCCAAAACCCAACCTTTTGGAGGTCATGAATTAGGTTCCTTCGTACGGAACGATGTTACAGACGAGCTAAAAAAGCTGCCGTTTGTTAATGGACAATATGTAGTAACTGGCTCCGTGGGCCAAGGAAACTGGGCTAGTGTTCCTTGGATTGCCATAATGAATAAGGAGGTCACTACCTCTACACAAAGAGGGTATTACATAGTTTACTTGTTTAGTGAAGATATGCAGGAGCTCTACTTGACGTTTGCGCAAGGTGTTACAGAAACGTCAAAGGAAGAGATGCAGAGAATTAAAGAGGCAATTAGAAGTGAAATTGGGATGGATGACCGGTTTCAAAAGGACGATAACATCTATCTTGGACCTTCCAAACGAGCAAGAGACTATGCTGCCTCAACTGCGGTGTATGTGAAATATAAACTGGAGGATTTCCCTTCTGAAGACGTATTAGTAGGAGACCTGGAAAAAATGGTGAGGTACTATGAGGAGTTTATTACCTTAAATGAAGGTGTTAACTATAAACCAACTGAACCACCTAAGGTTGTCTCCATGCCAAAGGCTGATTATATGAGCAATCAGGCACTCGTGGAACATATTTACCAATACATAAAAAGTAAGGGATTCTTTTATGAAAAGGAAGAAATAACAAATCTTTTCCTATCATTAAAGACAAAGCCCTTTGTCATTATTTCTGGTATTTCAGGAACAGGAAAAACAAAAATTATTGAGTGGTTTGCTGAAAGTGTTGGGGCGACGGAAGAAAATGGGCAGTTCGCCTTGATTCCTGTGAGACCGGACTGGAGCGATGGCTCTGATTTGATTGGCTACAAGGATATTAAGGGTGACTTTGTGGAAGGACCTTTAACGAAAATAATGCAAAAGGCTCTCGATAATCCAACCAAACCTCATTTTGTTCTTTTGGATGAAATGAACCTTGCTCGTGTGGAGTATTACTTTAGTGATCTGCTTAGTGTGATGGAGAGTAGGAACTGGAGGGATGGGAAGATTGTTTCCTCTGAGATTTTGGACAGTTCCATGGTAGGAAGGTCTATTGGTTTTCCGGAGAACATGTACATTGTTGGTACGGTTAATATGGATGAGACAACACACCCTTTTAGCAAAAAGGTATTAGATCGTGCGAACACCATTGAATTTAATCGTGTGCAGTTGGATTATTTGGATTTCCTGCAAGGGGCCACTGAAGCTATGGAACCGAAGTATATTGAAAATGGCATGCTTCGAGCTGACTATCTTTATCTAAAGGACCTAGCCTCCAAGCACATGGAATTAATCAAGGAGACCTCTTTAACGCTAGTTGGCATAAATGAAGCTCTAAAACCACTTGGTGCACAGGTTGGGTATCGAGTACGAGATGAAATATGCATGTATCTTGCCTATAACCAGGAAGGAAAGTTATTTTCCAAGGAGGATGCTTTTGATTATTGCTTAGTTCAGAAGATCTTACCGCGAATATCTGGTAGTGACAGTAGAGTAGAACACACGATAAAGGAATTATTTAAGCTCCTTACCAATCAAGAATTATCAGAGGATATAGAGGATTATTCTGCGTACATTAAGCTCTCTAAGTACCCACGCAGCACAGAAAAGCTGGTGGAGATGCATAGGAGGTTAATGCATGATGGCTTTACCTCTTTCTGGATTAGCTAA
- a CDS encoding restriction endonuclease-like protein: MALPLSGLAKGDVELVKIETADFSLVIKGKPYHERYIGLQQYRNLDFHDEMRFSVVGDHEEVKVFDVESLEQVDLHTHRPIFFENGVYTVMVSPKNGKELTFYHEHPVFRNAIGRVEFGQSYVLLGNLHFQNEIGYSTFEIREGKRTLLEVTIEVFPTKLNYKEDYRKLLDEVNDEIYNLAFHFLKKTFLSAQTKLEGSPSSAEFFRLITVYFSAFLKAVEQIERQPHHKLVKTHEIVRGDRIKLLDAKGRNYLRKNSHLFQEVSHGIPIGDKQFMSSKGMTVNKQITFHTLENRFVKWMMTRLASKLEDLLSRFNNNRWNKADQDPELLSSIEGMKRALTRKLSNPFWRELSLPDRTVQSLVMQLAPGYRDAYQIFLTVSKGLALQNGMYKMSVKDVATLYEYWTYLKLGQILNKKYEMISQDIIKVDRKGLHVSMEANRRATRVYKHPVTKEKITLTYQKYVSKLPTTAQVPDTMLSIEKKGESYTFNYVFDAKYRIDFALEGSYYGNKYQAPGPMEDDINTMHRYRDSIVAEQNGPYERTAFGAYVLFPWNEEQIYQDHHFYKSIGKVNIGALPFLPNATDLVERFIENLIDKSPEDIQKEGILPRGSLQNWQESVEEKVLVGVVSSEEQYRGAMRSAKYTLSASVLRKGWQEAQYVALYLTKEVGMENGVVCFGKLRAVEVSGDTVTFSVEHWSRLKKVIVPVGYGFAHYMMTTLRSLENSTELPELFMKSEEEKIVWQMLRRVSDRIHIELDNQKMDQAERVEKYTIKNATVNFDRESEVVEIDKAGTVQTVTFEEFKSDRVKLFRYLVD; encoded by the coding sequence ATGGCTTTACCTCTTTCTGGATTAGCTAAAGGTGATGTGGAACTGGTCAAAATTGAAACAGCAGACTTTTCTTTGGTGATAAAAGGGAAGCCATATCATGAGAGGTATATAGGATTACAGCAATACCGCAATCTTGATTTCCACGATGAAATGCGGTTCAGTGTAGTAGGGGACCATGAGGAGGTAAAGGTTTTTGATGTCGAATCTTTGGAACAGGTAGACCTTCACACCCATCGACCGATCTTCTTCGAAAATGGTGTGTACACGGTTATGGTGTCTCCTAAAAACGGTAAGGAATTGACTTTCTATCATGAGCATCCAGTTTTTCGGAACGCTATTGGCCGCGTGGAATTTGGGCAGTCTTACGTACTGCTCGGAAATTTACATTTTCAGAATGAAATCGGCTATTCTACTTTTGAGATTAGAGAAGGGAAACGGACGTTGCTAGAGGTAACAATAGAGGTTTTCCCAACAAAGCTCAACTACAAGGAGGACTATCGAAAGCTTTTAGATGAAGTAAACGATGAGATCTATAATTTGGCGTTTCACTTTTTAAAGAAAACGTTCCTTAGTGCGCAAACGAAATTAGAAGGTTCGCCGTCTTCTGCTGAATTTTTCCGTTTGATCACTGTTTATTTTAGCGCTTTCCTAAAAGCTGTCGAACAAATTGAGCGACAGCCACATCATAAGCTAGTCAAGACTCATGAGATAGTCAGAGGGGATCGAATTAAACTGCTCGATGCAAAAGGACGAAATTATTTGCGGAAGAACAGCCACCTTTTCCAAGAAGTAAGCCACGGCATCCCAATTGGGGACAAACAATTTATGTCGAGTAAGGGAATGACCGTCAATAAGCAAATCACCTTTCATACCCTTGAAAATCGTTTTGTGAAATGGATGATGACGCGTCTTGCTAGTAAACTAGAAGACTTACTTTCAAGGTTTAATAACAATCGCTGGAATAAGGCAGACCAAGATCCTGAGTTATTGAGCTCCATTGAAGGAATGAAACGAGCGCTTACTAGGAAGCTTAGCAACCCTTTCTGGCGAGAGCTTTCCTTACCAGATAGAACCGTTCAAAGTCTCGTGATGCAGCTAGCACCTGGCTACCGGGATGCCTATCAGATCTTCCTAACCGTTTCCAAAGGGTTAGCCCTTCAAAACGGCATGTACAAAATGTCAGTGAAGGACGTAGCCACCCTTTACGAGTATTGGACTTATTTAAAATTAGGGCAAATCCTAAACAAGAAATACGAGATGATTAGCCAGGACATCATTAAGGTGGACCGAAAAGGTCTTCATGTAAGTATGGAAGCAAATCGCCGCGCCACTCGTGTTTATAAGCATCCCGTTACGAAAGAGAAAATCACCTTAACCTATCAGAAATACGTGAGTAAGCTCCCAACCACCGCGCAAGTTCCGGATACCATGCTCAGCATTGAGAAAAAAGGAGAAAGCTACACCTTCAACTATGTCTTTGATGCAAAATATAGAATTGACTTCGCGCTTGAAGGAAGTTATTACGGGAATAAATACCAAGCCCCAGGTCCTATGGAAGATGACATAAACACTATGCACCGTTACCGAGATTCCATCGTAGCCGAACAAAACGGTCCTTACGAGCGAACCGCATTCGGTGCATACGTTCTTTTCCCATGGAACGAAGAACAGATCTATCAGGATCATCACTTTTACAAAAGTATAGGAAAAGTAAATATTGGAGCACTCCCATTCCTACCGAATGCTACCGACCTTGTGGAACGATTTATTGAGAATCTCATTGATAAGAGTCCTGAGGATATTCAGAAGGAAGGCATTTTACCGAGGGGGTCTCTGCAAAACTGGCAAGAGAGCGTGGAGGAGAAAGTGCTGGTTGGAGTGGTTTCATCAGAAGAACAATATAGGGGAGCTATGAGATCAGCCAAATACACGCTGTCAGCTTCCGTGTTGAGAAAAGGTTGGCAGGAAGCTCAGTATGTAGCACTCTATCTGACAAAAGAAGTTGGCATGGAAAACGGCGTTGTTTGTTTTGGTAAGTTGCGCGCTGTGGAGGTTTCAGGCGATACAGTAACATTTTCAGTAGAACATTGGTCGAGATTGAAGAAAGTAATCGTTCCTGTAGGATACGGGTTTGCTCATTATATGATGACGACCTTGCGAAGTTTAGAAAACTCCACGGAGTTACCGGAGTTATTCATGAAATCTGAAGAAGAGAAGATTGTTTGGCAGATGCTGAGGCGGGTGTCTGATCGGATTCATATAGAGCTGGATAATCAGAAAATGGATCAGGCAGAGCGAGTTGAGAAATATACCATAAAAAATGCGACGGTTAATTTTGATAGGGAAAGTGAAGTTGTGGAGATAGATAAGGCAGGCACTGTGCAGACAGTAACTTTTGAGGAATTTAAAAGTGACCGCGTGAAATTATTTAGGTATTTGGTTGATTGA
- a CDS encoding nucleoside triphosphate pyrophosphohydrolase: MPVYNKLVRDKIPQIIEGTGKRYTSKVLSDEDYIKYLKLKSYEELDEYCAAETNEEAVEELADLLEIVRALAGYHGSSMEEIEEVRREKAEKRGGFEEKVFLVEVEN; encoded by the coding sequence ATGCCGGTTTACAACAAGCTAGTCCGGGACAAAATTCCACAGATAATAGAAGGAACAGGGAAGAGGTATACCTCTAAAGTTTTGAGTGATGAAGATTACATAAAGTATCTCAAGTTGAAGAGCTATGAGGAACTTGATGAGTACTGTGCAGCGGAGACGAATGAGGAAGCTGTAGAGGAACTCGCGGATCTTTTGGAAATTGTTCGGGCGCTTGCAGGTTACCACGGATCTTCTATGGAAGAAATTGAGGAGGTTCGTAGGGAAAAAGCAGAGAAGCGTGGTGGATTTGAGGAGAAGGTATTTTTGGTTGAGGTGGAAAATTAG
- a CDS encoding DUF4839 domain-containing protein, with product MKKIIGIIIACILITLVGCAGDSGHEGEAKTPSGSSVQEGRDYQEVVDEFKEKGFNNIKTEKLEDLITGWLTKDGEVESVSVDGDKDYSPDVWYSNDVEVVITYHTFPEKEKSDKESSEEESSEEEQSTNDTTEEDEQSANDTTEEDEQSTNDKTEESNEEILTVENNKDLAALLAVKNENDPTVGEFAKKYAGRTIEFDGNIAHMMPHGSYKTRYDILIFAGDYSETTFSGPNFKFEDVNIINDLNLTGSNIPDTIGMGQNLHITAVVEEYDENSGLFFLEPISTEIR from the coding sequence ATGAAAAAAATAATTGGTATTATTATTGCTTGTATTCTCATTACATTAGTGGGGTGTGCTGGAGATTCAGGACATGAAGGTGAAGCAAAAACACCGTCAGGTTCAAGTGTACAAGAAGGTAGAGATTACCAAGAGGTTGTTGATGAATTTAAAGAAAAAGGATTCAATAACATTAAAACAGAAAAGCTGGAAGATTTAATAACAGGTTGGTTGACAAAAGATGGCGAAGTTGAATCTGTTTCGGTTGATGGAGATAAAGACTATTCTCCAGATGTATGGTACTCTAACGATGTAGAAGTAGTCATTACATATCACACCTTCCCAGAAAAAGAAAAAAGTGACAAAGAATCTTCCGAAGAAGAAAGTTCTGAAGAAGAACAATCAACGAATGATACAACTGAGGAAGATGAACAATCAGCTAATGATACAACTGAGGAAGATGAACAATCAACCAATGATAAGACTGAGGAAAGCAACGAGGAAATATTAACGGTAGAAAATAATAAAGACCTAGCTGCTCTCTTGGCAGTAAAGAATGAAAATGATCCAACTGTTGGTGAATTTGCAAAAAAATATGCTGGTAGAACCATTGAATTTGATGGAAATATTGCACATATGATGCCACATGGTAGTTATAAAACAAGATATGACATTCTAATTTTTGCTGGTGATTATAGTGAAACCACTTTTAGTGGACCTAATTTTAAGTTCGAAGATGTCAATATTATTAATGATTTAAATCTTACTGGTTCTAACATACCAGACACCATTGGAATGGGTCAAAATCTTCATATTACTGCTGTAGTAGAAGAGTATGATGAAAATTCTGGACTTTTCTTCCTTGAACCAATTTCTACTGAAATTAGATAA
- a CDS encoding endonuclease/exonuclease/phosphatase family protein, producing MKIITWNCAMCFREKIDHVLPLNADILVIPECESPAKWKGKDKVKGIHDFLWEDDRYNFNKGLGVFSMNSSFHIERYDPVNEDFRYIVPYKVTGKENFILLAVWAQRASTRYESYIGQVFHAIEYYKDLFKQPCIIVGDWNSNQKFDYIKRVGNHTTVVNMLQTDEIESGYHHFFNEEHGMETKPTHYFWRKKERPFHLDYLFASRSFLERMKHFEVGRYEDWIKLSDHMPVIAEFDVWRKRT from the coding sequence ATGAAAATTATCACCTGGAACTGTGCGATGTGCTTTAGAGAGAAGATAGACCATGTACTTCCTTTGAATGCTGATATTCTAGTCATTCCTGAGTGTGAGTCGCCTGCAAAGTGGAAGGGGAAAGATAAGGTGAAGGGGATACATGATTTTCTTTGGGAGGATGATAGGTATAATTTCAACAAAGGGCTTGGCGTTTTCAGTATGAACAGTTCTTTCCATATTGAACGTTATGATCCGGTTAATGAAGACTTCAGATATATAGTTCCTTATAAAGTAACCGGGAAAGAAAATTTCATACTCCTTGCAGTTTGGGCACAGCGAGCATCAACGAGGTATGAGAGTTATATAGGGCAGGTTTTTCATGCCATAGAATATTATAAAGATTTGTTCAAACAACCATGTATCATTGTGGGGGATTGGAACAGCAACCAAAAGTTCGATTACATAAAAAGAGTAGGCAACCATACTACAGTTGTGAACATGCTTCAAACTGATGAGATAGAAAGTGGGTATCATCATTTTTTTAATGAAGAACATGGGATGGAAACAAAGCCAACTCACTATTTTTGGCGGAAGAAAGAGAGGCCGTTTCATTTGGACTATCTATTTGCCTCTCGCTCCTTCTTGGAAAGAATGAAGCATTTTGAAGTGGGAAGGTATGAGGATTGGATAAAGCTAAGTGATCATATGCCAGTTATAGCGGAATTCGATGTATGGAGAAAGAGGACTTGA
- a CDS encoding DUF3895 domain-containing protein, translating to MLTQSERDSLLDTLSENQKEFIVHFMKRGKRTQFSNLIAKWKAESKSEEGTEDTASNWELIDYIDAGPDWSAAGLQCECGRKLRRQYIVSNKITGVTHKFGRDHFQDHTNISPELAKSIIKGFDKIDFEMDEILIKILDGWSLENEWLPSIPDNMVFPKDIAEHLENDIPLLERQVNRLRDEIRKHLKEREDNEQAKRFREQKRLKAIKRVPIENILSEVTQENPYEHSEKGQAEQPIPNRNMKSVDFNKMRLSLPKEHQDAVRNIINKWPSNDISTLAICWELINNYGANSEMYATNKKPKIYMDVQLMMNRLVEEGVLQLTSKSLDNCLYSILSAVKSVEDQQLNLF from the coding sequence ATGCTTACACAATCAGAGCGTGATTCATTATTGGACACTTTGTCAGAGAATCAAAAAGAGTTTATCGTGCACTTTATGAAGAGAGGAAAGAGGACACAATTCTCTAACCTTATTGCTAAATGGAAAGCCGAATCGAAAAGTGAAGAGGGTACTGAGGATACAGCGAGTAATTGGGAGTTAATTGATTATATCGATGCAGGACCAGATTGGAGCGCGGCAGGATTGCAATGCGAATGTGGGAGAAAGCTCCGGAGGCAATATATTGTATCTAACAAAATAACTGGGGTAACGCATAAATTTGGCAGAGATCATTTTCAGGATCACACAAATATATCACCTGAATTAGCGAAGTCCATCATAAAGGGCTTCGACAAAATTGATTTTGAAATGGATGAAATTTTAATAAAGATATTGGATGGTTGGTCATTAGAGAATGAGTGGTTGCCATCTATTCCAGATAATATGGTCTTTCCGAAGGACATTGCAGAGCATTTGGAGAATGATATTCCTTTGCTTGAAAGACAAGTAAATAGGCTCCGTGATGAAATTAGAAAACATTTAAAAGAACGCGAAGATAATGAGCAAGCTAAAAGATTCAGGGAGCAAAAGAGATTAAAGGCTATAAAACGTGTACCTATAGAAAATATCTTAAGTGAAGTTACGCAAGAAAACCCGTATGAACATAGTGAAAAAGGACAAGCAGAACAACCTATACCTAATCGCAACATGAAATCAGTAGACTTCAATAAAATGAGACTCTCCCTTCCCAAAGAACATCAAGATGCTGTCAGAAACATTATTAACAAGTGGCCTTCAAACGACATAAGCACGCTCGCTATCTGCTGGGAATTAATAAATAACTATGGTGCCAATAGCGAAATGTATGCAACAAACAAGAAGCCAAAAATTTATATGGATGTTCAGTTAATGATGAATAGATTAGTAGAGGAAGGTGTACTTCAACTAACTTCTAAAAGTCTGGATAATTGCTTGTACTCTATTCTATCAGCTGTTAAGTCTGTGGAAGATCAGCAATTAAATTTGTTTTGA